In a single window of the bacterium genome:
- the ffh gene encoding signal recognition particle protein has translation MLDALQERFDGILRSLKGQAKISGSNIDEAVREIRRALLEADVSVQVARDFVARVSEEAKGAEVLKGVLPGQQFVKIVHDQLTALLGGEHQPIAFAKDGPTIIMMVGLQGSGKTTSAAKLAHLLKRRMGRRPFLVAADIYRPAAVEQLAVLGRELDVPVFRPVDNDALRTAHEGLAEARRGRFDTVILDTAGRLHIDDGMMQELERIRAELNPHEILFVADAMIGQDAVRAARDFHQRLAFHGVVLTKLDGDTRGGAAMSIRAVTGAPVKFTGVGEKLDALEPFHPERLAQRILGMGDVVGLVEKVQEQVERQDAERMAARMARAEFDLEDFLSQLQMIKRLGPLEGLLKMIPGVGSKLKDMDLDAGQLTRTEAIIQSMTLRERQQPAIINGSRKARIARGSGVKENDVGLLLHQYEQMKGMMKQMGGMGIFGGMSPRRGAAEARSQPQVNPVSAGFAARRAQKKTGKKKR, from the coding sequence ATGCTGGACGCTCTGCAGGAGCGCTTCGACGGAATTCTGCGCAGCCTCAAGGGGCAGGCGAAGATTTCCGGGAGCAACATCGACGAAGCTGTCCGGGAGATCCGGCGCGCCCTGCTGGAGGCGGACGTCAGCGTCCAGGTGGCGCGGGATTTCGTCGCCCGCGTGTCCGAGGAGGCCAAGGGCGCCGAGGTGCTCAAGGGCGTGCTGCCCGGCCAGCAGTTCGTCAAGATCGTCCATGACCAGCTGACGGCCCTATTGGGCGGCGAGCACCAGCCCATCGCCTTCGCCAAGGACGGACCCACGATCATCATGATGGTGGGACTGCAGGGCAGCGGCAAGACGACCTCCGCCGCCAAGCTGGCGCACCTGCTCAAGCGCCGGATGGGTCGCCGGCCCTTCCTGGTGGCCGCCGACATCTACCGGCCCGCCGCCGTGGAGCAGCTGGCCGTGCTGGGGCGGGAGTTGGACGTGCCGGTCTTCCGGCCGGTGGACAACGACGCCCTGCGGACGGCGCACGAGGGCCTGGCCGAGGCTCGGCGCGGCCGCTTTGACACCGTCATCCTGGACACGGCCGGCCGTCTGCACATCGACGACGGCATGATGCAGGAGCTGGAGCGGATCCGGGCGGAGCTGAATCCCCACGAGATCCTCTTCGTCGCCGACGCCATGATCGGCCAGGACGCCGTGCGCGCGGCGCGGGACTTCCACCAGCGCCTGGCCTTCCACGGCGTGGTGCTGACCAAGCTGGACGGCGACACGCGCGGCGGCGCCGCCATGAGCATCCGCGCCGTGACGGGCGCCCCGGTGAAGTTCACGGGCGTGGGCGAGAAGCTGGACGCCCTCGAACCCTTCCATCCCGAGCGCCTGGCCCAGCGCATCCTGGGCATGGGCGACGTGGTGGGCCTGGTGGAGAAGGTCCAGGAGCAGGTCGAGCGCCAGGACGCGGAGCGGATGGCCGCCCGCATGGCGCGGGCCGAGTTCGACCTGGAGGACTTCCTCTCCCAGCTGCAGATGATCAAGCGGCTGGGTCCGCTGGAGGGCCTGCTCAAGATGATCCCGGGCGTCGGGTCCAAGCTCAAGGACATGGACCTGGACGCCGGGCAGCTGACGCGCACGGAGGCGATCATCCAGTCGATGACCCTGCGCGAGCGCCAGCAGCCGGCCATCATCAACGGCAGCCGCAAGGCGCGCATCGCACGCGGCTCCGGGGTGAAGGAGAACGACGTGGGTCTGCTCCTGCACCAGTACGAGCAGATGAAGGGCATGATGAAGCAGATGGGCGGAATGGGGATCTTCGGCGGCATGAGTCCCCGGCGGGGGGCGGCCGAGGCCAGGTCCCAGCCCCAGGTCAACCCCGTCTCGGCCGGATTCGCCGCCCGGCGGGCGCAGAAGAAGACAGGCAAGAAGAAACGATAG
- the rpsP gene encoding 30S ribosomal protein S16 gives MAVKLRLTRMGRKKRPFYRIVAVDSRVRRDGQYIEALGTYNPLTNPATLEVDQAAAMKWLETGAQPTDTVRSLLSKAGVLLAHDLTRRGASAEQVAEKVEAHQDRHAGKNRQVLETKRRAEEAARKAQAEAARKAADEKAAAAAAAKAEAEAAASEATEAAEGE, from the coding sequence GTGGCAGTCAAGTTGCGTCTGACCCGCATGGGTCGCAAGAAGCGCCCCTTCTACCGCATCGTGGCGGTGGACTCCCGCGTGCGCCGGGACGGCCAGTACATCGAGGCGCTGGGCACCTACAACCCGCTCACCAACCCGGCCACCCTCGAGGTGGACCAGGCGGCCGCCATGAAGTGGCTGGAGACGGGCGCGCAGCCCACGGACACGGTGCGCAGCCTGCTCTCCAAGGCCGGCGTCCTTCTGGCCCACGATCTCACCCGCCGCGGCGCCAGCGCCGAGCAGGTGGCGGAGAAAGTGGAAGCCCACCAGGACCGTCACGCCGGGAAGAACCGGCAGGTCCTGGAGACCAAGCGCCGCGCCGAGGAGGCCGCCCGCAAGGCCCAGGCCGAGGCCGCCCGCAAGGCCGCCGATGAGAAGGCCGCCGCGGCCGCCGCCGCCAAGGCCGAGGCGGAGGCTGCCGCCAGCGAAGCGACGGAAGCCGCCGAGGGCGAGTAG
- the rimM gene encoding ribosome maturation factor RimM (Essential for efficient processing of 16S rRNA), whose amino-acid sequence MDIGWVSRPRGLRGDVWLAAFSDDPERLLTLKEFRLLTKDGPRLLRLAGGQCLGGRLSLLFEGIADRTAAETICGHMLQIHRRDLPPLAEDEVFLADLIGLEARLPGGAVVGRVESVLELPAGPVLEIRAGGREALVPFHRRFVPRLELSQGWMELDVPEGLIPEEMLGSGAAGENPHPGLPPGRGKG is encoded by the coding sequence GTGGACATCGGCTGGGTCTCCCGGCCCCGCGGGCTGCGCGGCGATGTGTGGCTGGCCGCCTTCAGCGACGATCCGGAGCGCCTGCTCACGCTGAAGGAGTTCCGCCTGCTGACCAAGGACGGGCCGCGCCTGTTGCGCCTGGCCGGCGGCCAGTGCCTGGGAGGGCGGCTGTCCCTGCTCTTTGAGGGGATCGCGGACCGCACGGCGGCCGAGACGATCTGCGGCCACATGCTGCAGATCCATCGCCGCGACCTGCCGCCCCTGGCCGAGGACGAGGTCTTCCTGGCCGACCTCATCGGCCTGGAGGCCCGCCTGCCGGGCGGCGCCGTGGTGGGCCGGGTCGAGAGCGTGCTCGAGTTGCCGGCCGGACCGGTGCTCGAGATCCGCGCCGGTGGCCGGGAGGCCCTCGTGCCCTTCCACCGCCGCTTCGTGCCGCGCCTGGAGCTTTCCCAGGGCTGGATGGAGCTGGACGTGCCGGAGGGACTGATTCCGGAGGAGATGCTGGGGTCGGGTGCGGCGGGGGAGAACCCCCATCCCGGCCTTCCCCCTGGGAGGGGGAAGGGATGA
- the trmD gene encoding tRNA (guanosine(37)-N1)-methyltransferase TrmD, translating into MIIDIVTLFPEMFDGPLDESIVKRARQKGLVEIRLHDLREWTRDKHRKADDEMFGGGAGLVMKPEPLFHCHDELLARARAHRPGAAKPLVVLTSPQGRLLSQALARRLAADTGHLVVVCGHYKGVDERFVERCVDLELSIGDYVLSGGELPAMVLVDALVRLLPGAMNSAESAETDSLEDGLLDAPVYTRPAEFRGMAVPGVLLGGHHAQIESWRAAQRLERTRRKRPDLLEGQSKDEG; encoded by the coding sequence ATGATCATCGACATCGTCACGCTCTTTCCCGAGATGTTCGACGGCCCCCTCGACGAGTCCATCGTCAAGCGGGCCCGGCAGAAGGGACTGGTGGAGATCCGCCTCCACGACCTGAGGGAATGGACGCGGGACAAGCACCGCAAGGCCGACGACGAGATGTTCGGCGGCGGGGCCGGGCTGGTGATGAAGCCCGAGCCGCTCTTTCACTGTCATGACGAGTTGCTGGCCCGCGCCCGCGCCCACCGGCCCGGTGCGGCCAAGCCCCTGGTCGTGCTGACCAGTCCGCAAGGGCGCCTGCTCTCCCAGGCCCTGGCGCGCCGGCTGGCCGCCGACACCGGGCATCTCGTGGTGGTGTGCGGGCATTACAAGGGCGTGGACGAGCGCTTCGTCGAACGCTGCGTCGACCTGGAGCTGAGCATCGGGGACTACGTGCTGAGCGGCGGGGAACTGCCCGCCATGGTGCTGGTGGACGCCCTGGTGCGGCTCTTGCCGGGCGCCATGAACAGCGCCGAGTCCGCCGAGACGGACTCGCTGGAGGACGGACTGCTGGACGCCCCCGTCTACACGCGCCCCGCGGAGTTCCGCGGCATGGCCGTGCCCGGGGTGCTGCTCGGCGGCCATCATGCGCAGATCGAATCCTGGCGCGCCGCGCAGCGCCTGGAGCGGACGCGCCGCAAGCGCCCCGATCTGCTGGAAGGACAATCAAAGGACGAAGGATAG
- the rplS gene encoding 50S ribosomal protein L19 translates to MSLLKSGFEPELRTDLPEFTVGDAVDVHVRIIEGNKERIQIYSGVVIARHGGNSATATYTVRKALKGFGVERIFPLHSPKIEKLVVKRSGRVRRARLYFLRTRSGKAARLRERTS, encoded by the coding sequence ATGAGCCTGCTGAAGAGTGGCTTCGAACCCGAGCTGCGCACCGACCTGCCCGAGTTCACGGTGGGTGATGCGGTGGACGTGCATGTCCGCATCATCGAGGGCAACAAGGAGCGGATCCAGATCTACTCGGGCGTCGTGATCGCCCGCCACGGCGGCAACAGCGCCACGGCCACCTACACGGTGCGCAAGGCGCTCAAGGGTTTCGGCGTGGAGAGGATCTTCCCCCTGCACAGCCCGAAAATCGAGAAGCTGGTGGTGAAGCGGTCCGGCCGCGTGCGCCGCGCCCGCCTCTACTTCCTGCGGACCCGCAGCGGCAAGGCCGCCCGCCTGCGCGAGCGGACCAGCTGA